The genomic stretch TCGGCTACCGACTGGCGATGGAGTACCTGATCGAGAGCGCGTGATCCAGGGCCGGGCGCAGCTGTCTGCCCCTCTCGGGCCGGGCGCCGGCCACGCTGGCACCACGTGAGCAGTCCCCCGTCCGGATATTGACGTCGAACCGGGAGGGGGTCCAGGCATGTCCGCCGGATCCATCCAGTTCGACCCTGGGACGCTCTGGGCACCTCTGGCCAGAGGGTGTGCCCGGGGTGCTCCCCGCGCACCACCGGGGCCGGCAGCGACCGGCCCGGCGGTGGCCGCCCTGGTGTCGGCGATGGGATGACCGACCGCACTCCGGATGATGTCAACCGTGTAAACTGAAAGCCATACCCGTTTTGAAAGCGCTTTCAGAATCCGCAGGAGCTGCCATGATCCGCCCGTCCGCCGCGTCCATGATGTCCCCACCCCATCCGTCCCGGCGGCGTCAGCGCGTGAGCCGCACGCCGGCGCTGCTGCTCGCGCCCTTCTTCGTCGTCCTGCTGGCCTTCGGGCTGTTTCCGCTGCTGTTCTCCTTCGCGATCTCGTTCTTCGACTGGAACCCGCTGGCGACCGTCAGCCGGGCGCGGTTCGACGGGCTGTGGACGTACCAGAACATCTTCACCGATCCCGCGTACTGGCCCGCGCTGATGCGCACGCTGGGCACTGCCCTGAAGAGCGCGCTCATGCAGCACGCGGCGGCCCTGCCGCTGGCCTTCGCTCTGCATCTGACCTTCCGCCGCCTGCAGGGCGTGCTGGGCACAGTGCTGTTCCTGCCGTACGTCACCTCGCCGCTGGCCACCGGGCCGGTGCTGGCCCTGCTGTTCACGATCCTGTGGCGGCCCCTGGGCGACCTGTATTCCGCGCTGTATTCGGGCATCCAGGCCGTGCCGGCGCTGGGTGCCCTGGCCAGCGCCCTGCCCTACTCGCTGGACGCCGCCGGCGCCGAACGGGCCTTCAACCTCGCGTGGAACGGGGTCGGCTGGAACATCCTGCTGTACCTGATGGCCCTGAACGCCATTCCCAGACAGCTGTACGAGGCCGCGCAGGTGGACGGTGCGGGGCTGTTCCGGCAGTTCCGCCGGATCACGCTGCCGCTGATCCGCCCGATGATGTTCGTGGCCTTCACCCTGAGCTTCCTGGCGGCCACGCAGGCGAGCACGTGGAACCCCAGCGCGCCCATCAGCTACGCCACCATGACCATCCCCGAGTACGTGATCCGCACCAGCTTCTGGGACTTCGACGGCGGGCTGGCCGCTGGGCAGACCTGGGTGTACTTCGCGGGGATCGCGGTGGTCGTGGGCATCCTGTACGCCCTGATCGGGCGGCACTTCACGGAACTGGACACGGCGGGGGACGCCAGCGGCACCGAGTCGGCCACCCACATCGCCCCCGCACCGGCCGCCGCGCTGAAACTGCTGATCGGGCTGGCGCTGCTGTCGGCGGTGCTGCCGGCCGCCGGCCTGCTGCTGAACGCCACGCACCCGTACCCGGAGTTCCTGCTGAACATCGGTGACGGCCTGAAGGACAACTACGCCGCCCTGCTGGCGGAGCTGCCCTCGTTCTGGCGCAACGTCTGGAACTCGGTGTACGTGTCCACGCTGGCCGCGACTGGGGCGGTGCTGACCTCGCTGCTGGCGGGCTACGCCTTCGCCCACCTGGACTTTCCGCACAAGCGCACGCTGTATGCCGTCGTGCTGGGCGTCATGCTCTTCCCGGCACTGGCGAACCTGATCCCCACCGTGCTCACCATGGGCCTGCTGGGCTGGGTTGAGCAGCCCCGTGCGCTATGGGTGCCGGCACTGGCGAGCGCCATCGGCATCTTCCTGACAAGACAGTACCTCCAGGCCGCCGTGCCGCGCAGCGTGCTGGAGGCCGCCCGCATCGACGGTGCGCGCACCCCGGCCATCCTGACGCGGATCGTCGTGCCGGTCGCGTGGCCGGTCATGGTCACGGTGTTCCTGCTGACCTTCATCACGCAGTGGCAGACCAGCCTGAACGCGCTGGCGATCCTGCACGATCCCGACCACCGGCTGGTGTCGCAGGCACTGAGCCTCGTGACCGGAGGAGCGCTGTCGCTGGGCGCGGCGATCGCCACACTGCCCACGCTGCTGCTGTTCGCGCTGGCGGCCACGCAGCTCGCACGGGGCCTGAACATCACCACGGGGGGCGGCCCGGCCGCCGCACCCGTGGACACCGTTCCCGCCGGGGGCACCCTGGCCGGAGCCGACGCCGTCCGGGCCGCCGCGTGCCTGATGGTCATCTTCCACCACCTGTCGCAGCGCCTGAACGGCAACGACCAGAGCGGGGTCATCCGGGAGATCCAGTCCTTCGTGATGTCCGGCGCGGTCGGCGTGAGCGCGTTCTTCGTGCTGTCGGGGCTGCTGCTGTCGCTGCCGTTCTGGCGGCGGTATCTGGCCGGACGGAACCGCCCCTCGCTGCCCGAATACGCCCGCCGCCGCTTCCTGCGCATCGCCCCCGGCTTCTGGGCCAGCCTGGGGGTCAGCCTGCTGCTGACCGTCGCCCTGGTGCCGGACGCCGTGAGCCCCTACCTGCGGGCGCTGAGCGCCGCCACCTTCACGTCGTCGCTGCACTGGCTGACCCTGTTTCCCGCCGACCTGAACGGCCCGCTGTGGAGCATCGGCTTCGAGGTCGTGTGCTATGCCCTGCTGCCCATCGGGATGATCGGCCTGTTCGCCATCCGGCGGCGGCACCCGGCGCTGGCCTTCGCGTGGTGGCTGGGCATCTTCGCCGTGACCCTGCTGGTCCACCAGTGGATCCTGACCCATCTGGTGCCCGACGCCGAGGGGCGCGGGTGGCAGTACGGCGTCACCGGCGGCAGCAAGTACTGGGTGCCGAACTACAACCCCGTCGGGCTGTACGGACACTACCTGCTGGGCGTGCTCGCCGCCGGCGTGATCGCGTGGCGCACGCGCAGCGGGCGGGTCACGGCCCGCTGGAACGACGCGCTGGCCGTGCTCCTGATCGCGGGCATCGCGGGACTGCTGTACGCCACGCGCCACGCCCCGGAATTCAGCTTCAGCGTGGGCCGCCAGCCGTACTTCTTCCCCACCTTCCCCCTGCTCGTCGCCGCGCTGCTCGCCACGCTGCCGTTCACGCGCTTCCTGGGCGAATGGCTCGACCGGCCCCTGCGCACCACCGCCCGCCTGAGCTTCGGGCTGTACATCTGGCACTACCTGATCCTCGAACTGATCCGGGTGCTGCACAACCCCCGGTTCGCCTACTTCGGCATCGATGACCTGGGCACGTGGGCACTGACCAGCGCGGCGGCCCTGGCTCTGGCGTACTGGGCGGCGAGCCTGTCCTATCGCCACATCGAGGAGCCGTTCCTGCGCGGGATGCACCGGAAACAGGAGGTCAGGACGGTCAGCGCACGGCCAGAGGCCGCGGACTGATCGCAGGGCCATGTGAACGCCCGACGGTGGGCGACGCCCTGGTTCGTGGCGCTGCGATGCCGTCCCCCGGTTCCCATCCCAGATGTGCCTGAGCGCAATAACGACAGGGCCTGGCCAAGACCAGCCTTCCTGCCCTTCACCACCGAGCCTGGCCTGTGCCGCCGTGCCCAGCTCCGCCCCGTGGACGGCGCTCTCCGTTGCCCGAGCGAGGGCAGACACACAACCCGCGTCTGTGGCATGGGCCCTGCCCACTTCACATCGGGCGGCTTGAGGAGAAGTGGCGTTCAGCGCCGGAAGTCTCGTCCGCCGCACCACCGGACGCCACCCTTCACCGACGTGGCGTTTGCCCGGGTCGGCCCGCCGACCTTGCCCCCCCACCCCCGGATCTGATACCTTGACCTTTAGTGTCTCGCGCTTGGTAGGGCCGAGATTCCCGGGAGGCCCCCGGACACGCACGGAGCTTTCCCCCTGACAGCGCGGGGCGTGTCGCAGCCAAATCCCCTATCTTCTGGAGTACAGCGGTGAAAACCTACATCCCCAACAATGACGAGCAGAACTGGGTCGTGGTGGACGCGAAAGACGTGCCCCTGGGCCGCCTGGCCACCCTGATCGCGAGCCGGATCCGTGGCAAGCACCGCCCCGACTTCACCCCGAACATCATCCAGGGTGACTTCGTGGTGGTCGTGAATGCCCAGCAGGTTGCGCTGACCGGCAACAAGCTGGACGGCAAGGTCTACACCCGCTACACCGGCTACCAGGGTGGTCTGAAGACCGAAACCGCCCGCCAGGCGCTGGCCAAGCATCCCGAGCGTGTGATCGAGCATGCCGTGTTCGGCATGCTGCCCAAGGGCCGCCAGGGCCGTGCGATGCACAGCCGCCTGAAGGTCTACCCCGGTGCACAGCACCCGCACACCGCCCAGAAGCCCCAGACGCTCGAGGTCAAATAATCATGGCGATCCAGCAACCCGAACAGTTCTACGGCACCGGCCGCCGCAAGACCGCCGTCGCTCGCGTGTTCCTCCGCCCTGGCGAGGGCAAGATCGTCGTGAACGGCAAGGAATTCCAGACCTACTTCCGTGGTCTGCTGCGCGCCGTGCACGCCCTCCAGGCCTTCCGTGAGACCGGCACCGCCGGCCGCTACGACGCCGTGATCACCGTCGCCGGCGGCGGCCCGACCGGCCAGGCCGATGCGATCAAGCTGGGCATCGCCCGCG from Deinococcus sp. AB2017081 encodes the following:
- a CDS encoding acyltransferase family protein: MIRPSAASMMSPPHPSRRRQRVSRTPALLLAPFFVVLLAFGLFPLLFSFAISFFDWNPLATVSRARFDGLWTYQNIFTDPAYWPALMRTLGTALKSALMQHAAALPLAFALHLTFRRLQGVLGTVLFLPYVTSPLATGPVLALLFTILWRPLGDLYSALYSGIQAVPALGALASALPYSLDAAGAERAFNLAWNGVGWNILLYLMALNAIPRQLYEAAQVDGAGLFRQFRRITLPLIRPMMFVAFTLSFLAATQASTWNPSAPISYATMTIPEYVIRTSFWDFDGGLAAGQTWVYFAGIAVVVGILYALIGRHFTELDTAGDASGTESATHIAPAPAAALKLLIGLALLSAVLPAAGLLLNATHPYPEFLLNIGDGLKDNYAALLAELPSFWRNVWNSVYVSTLAATGAVLTSLLAGYAFAHLDFPHKRTLYAVVLGVMLFPALANLIPTVLTMGLLGWVEQPRALWVPALASAIGIFLTRQYLQAAVPRSVLEAARIDGARTPAILTRIVVPVAWPVMVTVFLLTFITQWQTSLNALAILHDPDHRLVSQALSLVTGGALSLGAAIATLPTLLLFALAATQLARGLNITTGGGPAAAPVDTVPAGGTLAGADAVRAAACLMVIFHHLSQRLNGNDQSGVIREIQSFVMSGAVGVSAFFVLSGLLLSLPFWRRYLAGRNRPSLPEYARRRFLRIAPGFWASLGVSLLLTVALVPDAVSPYLRALSAATFTSSLHWLTLFPADLNGPLWSIGFEVVCYALLPIGMIGLFAIRRRHPALAFAWWLGIFAVTLLVHQWILTHLVPDAEGRGWQYGVTGGSKYWVPNYNPVGLYGHYLLGVLAAGVIAWRTRSGRVTARWNDALAVLLIAGIAGLLYATRHAPEFSFSVGRQPYFFPTFPLLVAALLATLPFTRFLGEWLDRPLRTTARLSFGLYIWHYLILELIRVLHNPRFAYFGIDDLGTWALTSAAALALAYWAASLSYRHIEEPFLRGMHRKQEVRTVSARPEAAD
- the rplM gene encoding 50S ribosomal protein L13, whose translation is MKTYIPNNDEQNWVVVDAKDVPLGRLATLIASRIRGKHRPDFTPNIIQGDFVVVVNAQQVALTGNKLDGKVYTRYTGYQGGLKTETARQALAKHPERVIEHAVFGMLPKGRQGRAMHSRLKVYPGAQHPHTAQKPQTLEVK
- the rpsI gene encoding 30S ribosomal protein S9; this encodes MAIQQPEQFYGTGRRKTAVARVFLRPGEGKIVVNGKEFQTYFRGLLRAVHALQAFRETGTAGRYDAVITVAGGGPTGQADAIKLGIARALLKVNPDFRAQMKPKGLLTRDPREVERKKYGLKKARRAPQFSKR